Proteins encoded in a region of the Streptococcus sanguinis genome:
- the mgtE gene encoding magnesium transporter: MEELLNQVLLSQDREVFNQIFDDYYPIDIALSLEALEDEEGNLLKTFTEMASDDQLVEILKEAEPELQRQIIQSISFKRTSTLFYLMPDDDVVDILGYLSVDLRKQYLSMMKNASQENLKAMLAYDPQTAGGLMTKEFITLNENLTVSATLNKLREISPNTEVIDTLFIRNVHHSLVGWIDIRDLFIHDAEMKLSEFMNTQLVTVTPEVDQEEVAQLSAKYNLSVVPVVNHRQVLLGIITIDDIVDVLQEEYQEDILRMGGVQESEEIGGPFKESLKKRLPWLMINLVTAFLASATVALFDDTISKVVALAAISPIITGMGGNSASQTLALVIQGIALGKLDLKEDRYLVFKEIVLALVNGFFTGLIAAIVMFVFYQNFYLSVIVVLAMMINLACGALFGYFVPLIIKTLNQDPALASTIFITTATDVLGYLAFLGLAQIFLPLIL; the protein is encoded by the coding sequence ATGGAAGAATTATTAAATCAGGTCTTACTATCACAGGATAGGGAAGTTTTTAATCAGATATTTGACGATTACTATCCCATTGATATTGCTCTTTCTTTGGAGGCCTTGGAGGATGAGGAAGGGAATCTCCTCAAAACCTTTACGGAAATGGCTAGTGATGATCAATTGGTAGAGATTTTAAAAGAAGCCGAGCCGGAGTTGCAACGACAGATTATCCAATCGATTTCTTTCAAACGTACCAGCACTCTTTTTTATCTTATGCCAGATGATGATGTGGTAGATATTTTGGGTTACTTGAGTGTGGACTTGCGTAAGCAATACTTAAGTATGATGAAAAATGCCAGTCAAGAGAATTTGAAAGCTATGTTGGCTTACGATCCTCAGACAGCTGGTGGTCTGATGACGAAAGAATTCATTACCTTAAATGAAAATCTGACCGTCTCAGCAACTCTCAATAAATTGAGAGAAATTTCGCCCAATACAGAAGTTATTGATACCTTATTTATTAGAAATGTGCATCATTCGCTAGTTGGCTGGATTGATATCCGTGATTTGTTTATTCATGATGCGGAGATGAAACTCAGCGAATTTATGAACACTCAGTTAGTGACTGTGACGCCAGAGGTTGACCAAGAAGAGGTAGCCCAGCTTTCTGCCAAATATAATTTATCTGTCGTACCGGTCGTCAATCATCGGCAGGTATTGCTAGGAATCATCACAATTGACGATATCGTCGATGTTTTGCAAGAAGAGTACCAAGAAGATATCTTGCGGATGGGTGGTGTCCAAGAAAGTGAAGAAATTGGAGGACCTTTCAAAGAATCACTCAAGAAACGCTTACCTTGGTTAATGATTAACCTAGTAACAGCATTTCTAGCTTCTGCGACAGTAGCACTTTTTGATGATACGATTTCAAAAGTTGTAGCATTAGCAGCGATTAGTCCTATTATCACGGGAATGGGCGGAAATTCTGCCTCTCAGACACTTGCTTTGGTTATCCAGGGGATTGCCTTGGGCAAACTAGATCTGAAAGAAGATCGGTATTTAGTATTCAAAGAAATCGTGCTAGCTTTGGTTAATGGTTTCTTTACTGGCTTGATTGCAGCGATTGTCATGTTTGTCTTCTATCAAAATTTCTATCTGTCTGTTATTGTGGTATTGGCTATGATGATCAATCTAGCATGTGGTGCTCTATTTGGTTACTTTGTACCGTTGATTATCAAGACCTTGAATCAGGATCCGGCTCTAGCCTCGACTATTTTCATTACCACGGCAACAGATGTATTGGGTTATCTAGCTTTTCTAGGCTTAGCACAAATTTTTTTACCATTGATTTTATAA
- the eno gene encoding surface-displayed alpha-enolase: MSIITDVYAREVLDSRGNPTLEVEVYTESGAFGRGMVPSGASTGEHEAVELRDGDKSRYGGLGTQKAVDNVNNVIAEAIIGYDVRDQQAIDRAMIALDGTPNKGKLGANAILGVSIAVARAAADYLEVPLYSYLGGFNTKVLPTPMMNIINGGSHSDAPIAFQEFMILPVGAPTFKEALRYGAEIFHALKKILKSRGLETAVGDEGGFAPRFEGTEDGVETIIAAIEAAGYVPGKDVFIGFDCASSEFYDKERKVYDYTKFEGEGAAVRTSAEQIDYLEELVNKYPIITIEDGMDENDWDGWKALTERLGKKVQLVGDDFFVTNTDYLARGIKEGAANSILIKVNQIGTLTETFEAIEMAKEAGYTAVVSHRSGETEDSTIADIAVATNAGQIKTGSLSRTDRIAKYNQLLRIEDQLGEVAQYKGLQAFYNLKK, encoded by the coding sequence ATGTCAATTATTACTGATGTTTACGCTCGCGAAGTCCTAGACTCACGCGGTAACCCAACACTTGAAGTAGAAGTTTATACTGAATCAGGTGCTTTCGGACGTGGTATGGTTCCTTCAGGAGCTTCTACAGGTGAGCACGAAGCAGTTGAACTTCGTGATGGCGACAAATCTCGTTACGGTGGTCTTGGTACACAAAAAGCAGTTGATAATGTAAACAACGTTATCGCTGAAGCTATTATCGGTTACGATGTTCGTGACCAACAAGCCATCGACCGTGCAATGATCGCTTTGGACGGTACTCCTAACAAAGGTAAATTGGGTGCGAACGCAATCCTTGGTGTGTCTATCGCTGTAGCTCGTGCTGCTGCTGACTACCTTGAAGTGCCACTTTACAGCTACCTTGGCGGATTCAACACTAAAGTTCTTCCAACTCCAATGATGAACATCATCAACGGTGGATCTCACTCAGATGCTCCAATCGCATTCCAAGAGTTCATGATCTTGCCAGTTGGTGCTCCAACATTCAAAGAAGCTCTTCGTTACGGTGCTGAAATCTTCCACGCTCTTAAGAAAATCCTTAAATCTCGTGGTTTGGAAACTGCCGTTGGTGACGAAGGTGGATTCGCTCCTCGTTTTGAAGGAACTGAAGATGGTGTAGAAACTATCATCGCTGCTATCGAAGCTGCTGGTTATGTTCCAGGTAAAGATGTATTTATCGGATTTGACTGTGCATCATCAGAATTCTACGATAAAGAACGTAAAGTATACGACTACACTAAATTTGAAGGTGAAGGCGCTGCTGTTCGTACATCTGCAGAACAAATCGACTACCTTGAAGAGTTGGTTAACAAATACCCAATCATCACTATCGAAGATGGTATGGATGAAAATGACTGGGATGGTTGGAAAGCTCTTACTGAACGTCTTGGTAAGAAAGTACAACTTGTTGGTGACGACTTCTTCGTAACAAACACTGACTACCTTGCACGTGGTATCAAAGAAGGTGCTGCTAACTCAATCCTTATCAAAGTTAACCAAATCGGTACTCTTACTGAAACTTTTGAAGCGATTGAAATGGCTAAAGAAGCTGGTTACACTGCAGTTGTATCACACCGTTCAGGTGAAACCGAAGATTCAACAATCGCTGACATCGCAGTTGCAACTAACGCAGGTCAAATCAAGACTGGTTCACTTTCACGTACAGACCGTATTGCTAAATACAACCAATTGCTTCGTATCGAGGATCAACTTGGTGAAGTTGCTCAATACAAAGGTCTTCAAGCTTTCTATAACTTGAAAAAATAA
- a CDS encoding DUF1694 domain-containing protein — MTDINKVIMEKAQGGVKLNPDEQRRFLGTFEERVLASCSIEQANSSLIRIHFKEMLSSIMKNCQPVIVKISPEVESGNQIFYLKTAKELGCEATIVSSDYQSSPFGLIVHSDHLVQVDDKDISQQFASLLQPAEKPAKEKRPLWKKWFG, encoded by the coding sequence ATGACTGATATTAATAAAGTAATCATGGAAAAAGCTCAGGGCGGAGTCAAGCTAAACCCTGATGAACAGCGTAGGTTTTTAGGGACTTTTGAGGAGCGAGTGCTGGCTTCTTGCTCCATTGAGCAAGCTAACAGCTCTCTCATTCGTATTCATTTCAAGGAAATGCTCAGCAGCATCATGAAAAACTGCCAACCAGTAATTGTCAAAATTTCTCCAGAAGTCGAGTCTGGCAATCAAATCTTTTATCTAAAAACTGCTAAGGAGCTAGGCTGCGAAGCCACTATCGTCTCTAGCGATTACCAGTCTTCTCCTTTTGGCCTGATTGTCCATAGCGACCATCTTGTCCAAGTAGATGACAAGGACATAAGCCAACAGTTTGCTAGTCTCCTTCAGCCAGCAGAAAAACCTGCAAAGGAAAAGCGCCCTCTCTGGAAAAAATGGTTTGGGTAA
- a CDS encoding nuclear transport factor 2 family protein: protein MTNLEKLFAFFEAENQRDWQTYETFLSDQVSWELQGDTIEIIKGKADYLTKIQKVYHNNPVQFRCTYYQLSPDQNRIVTILENDFGDLSCDIFFFEKGMIVKEIEYLLKKAD, encoded by the coding sequence ATGACAAATTTAGAAAAACTTTTTGCCTTTTTTGAAGCTGAAAATCAGCGCGATTGGCAAACCTATGAGACCTTTCTTTCTGATCAAGTTAGCTGGGAATTACAGGGTGATACAATCGAAATCATCAAAGGTAAAGCTGACTACCTGACTAAAATTCAAAAAGTCTACCATAACAACCCCGTCCAGTTTCGTTGCACCTATTATCAGCTTAGTCCCGACCAGAATCGGATTGTGACCATTTTAGAAAATGATTTTGGTGACCTGTCTTGTGATATCTTCTTCTTTGAAAAGGGCATGATAGTTAAAGAAATTGAATACCTACTAAAAAAGGCGGACTAA
- a CDS encoding glycerate kinase codes for MHILIAPDSFKESLSAAQVAQALQTGFSQALPDASFDLLPVGDGGEGTMAALTAALGWAEFYHTVTGPFGQPVKMPYARNGQQALFEMADLVGLASIPQEKRNPLAIETKGLGELILHLAEDGVRKILVGVGGSASNDGGIGLAAGLGYEFFDADNNRLRPIGSSLGKVARISAEQVPAFLKEVEIEILTDVDNPLCGVRGATTVFGGQKGLAPLLFSQVDQAMSDFYQLVDPQVIDMDGAGAGGGMAAGLVAFAGGKIVSGIETCLNLLDFDDRVKKADLVVVGEGRMDRQSLAGKAPVGVARRTPEGIPVLAICGSLADDLPDFPVENIQAAFPIIARADSLDRILEQAEQNLIRTARNIGNVLKMKKSG; via the coding sequence ATGCATATTCTAATTGCGCCGGATTCTTTCAAGGAAAGTTTGTCAGCTGCTCAGGTTGCTCAGGCTCTGCAGACGGGCTTTTCTCAGGCCTTGCCAGATGCCAGCTTTGACTTGCTGCCGGTGGGTGACGGGGGCGAGGGTACAATGGCTGCGCTGACAGCAGCCTTGGGATGGGCTGAATTTTACCACACTGTAACCGGCCCCTTTGGCCAGCCGGTGAAAATGCCTTATGCTAGAAATGGTCAGCAAGCACTTTTTGAAATGGCTGACTTGGTCGGACTCGCGTCTATTCCGCAGGAAAAACGAAATCCCTTGGCCATAGAGACCAAAGGATTGGGAGAATTGATTTTGCATCTGGCTGAAGACGGTGTCAGAAAGATTTTAGTTGGTGTTGGAGGTTCGGCTAGCAACGACGGTGGGATTGGACTAGCAGCGGGCCTAGGCTATGAATTTTTCGATGCGGATAACAATAGGCTGCGCCCCATTGGCTCGTCTTTGGGAAAGGTCGCTCGAATTTCAGCTGAGCAGGTTCCCGCTTTCTTGAAAGAAGTTGAGATTGAGATTTTGACTGACGTTGACAATCCTCTTTGTGGAGTGCGCGGTGCGACAACTGTTTTCGGAGGTCAGAAAGGTCTAGCTCCCCTACTCTTTTCTCAAGTAGACCAAGCTATGTCTGATTTCTATCAGTTGGTCGATCCTCAGGTAATTGATATGGATGGAGCTGGGGCTGGAGGCGGAATGGCAGCAGGACTGGTTGCTTTTGCCGGAGGAAAAATTGTTTCGGGTATTGAAACATGTCTAAATTTACTGGATTTTGATGACAGAGTCAAAAAAGCGGACTTGGTCGTAGTGGGCGAAGGACGGATGGATCGTCAATCTTTGGCGGGCAAGGCACCAGTCGGGGTCGCAAGACGAACACCAGAAGGCATCCCTGTACTGGCGATTTGCGGCAGTCTGGCAGATGATTTACCGGATTTCCCAGTTGAGAATATCCAGGCAGCTTTTCCGATTATTGCGCGAGCAGATAGTTTGGATAGGATTCTAGAGCAGGCGGAGCAAAATTTGATTCGCACAGCAAGAAATATTGGCAATGTACTAAAAATGAAAAAAAGCGGTTAG
- the serB gene encoding phosphoserine phosphatase SerB, translated as MKTIKGLLVMDVDSTLIMEEGIDLLGEEAGVGAQVATITERAMQGELDFKAALRERVALLKGLPEDIFARIAERIHFTPGAEDLVKELHKRGYKVGLVSGGFHETVDRLAEQLGIDYVKANRLEIQQGLLTGQVLGEIVTKDTKLAMLKAWAAENKLELNRTIAMGDGANDLPMIQTAGMGIAFMAKPIVREQAPYQIQECNLYRVIDLLDNRKE; from the coding sequence ATGAAAACAATCAAAGGCTTGTTAGTCATGGATGTAGATAGCACCTTAATCATGGAAGAGGGGATTGACCTGTTAGGAGAAGAGGCGGGAGTAGGAGCTCAGGTTGCGACTATTACCGAGCGTGCCATGCAAGGGGAATTGGACTTTAAAGCTGCCTTACGTGAGCGTGTCGCACTTTTAAAAGGCCTGCCGGAGGATATTTTTGCTCGAATTGCTGAAAGGATTCACTTCACGCCAGGAGCCGAGGACTTGGTCAAGGAGTTGCATAAACGTGGTTATAAAGTAGGCTTGGTGTCAGGTGGTTTTCATGAAACGGTGGACAGACTGGCTGAGCAGCTTGGAATTGACTATGTCAAGGCAAATCGTTTGGAAATCCAGCAGGGCCTTTTGACAGGCCAAGTCTTAGGAGAGATTGTCACTAAGGATACCAAGCTTGCCATGCTAAAAGCATGGGCGGCTGAAAATAAATTGGAATTAAATCGAACAATTGCTATGGGGGACGGCGCCAATGATCTGCCTATGATTCAGACAGCTGGGATGGGAATTGCCTTTATGGCCAAGCCGATCGTGCGAGAGCAGGCTCCTTATCAGATTCAGGAATGTAATCTCTATCGGGTCATTGATCTTTTAGACAATAGAAAAGAATAG
- the ezrA gene encoding septation ring formation regulator EzrA — MSIGLVILVAVVALLLVVGYGTAVLMRKRNEALLQNLEERKEALYNLPVNDEVEEVKNMHLIGQSQVAFREWNQKWVDLSLNSFADIENNLFEAEGYNNSFRFIKAKHAIGNIESQIDLIDEDIKMIRVALEDLKEQESKNSGRVLHALDLFEKLQTQVAENADSYGQALAEIEKQLENIQSEFSQFVTLNSSGDPVEAAEILDKAEDHILALTHIVEKVPAIVEELTVKLPDQLEDLESGHRKLLESGYHFIETDIESRFQQLHASLKRNEANISALELDNAEYENEQAQEEINALYEIFTREIEAHKVVEKLIKNLPSYLAHTKENNQQLQKEIERLSQTFLLSDTETSHVKELQAELSAQEDVVLSAVEDSSETKQAYSVVQEELEAIQERLKEIEDEQISLGEALAEIEKDDANARQKVNIYANKLHTIKRYMEKRNLPGIPDSFLEIFFSTSNNIEELVKELEATRVNIESVNRWLEILGNDMEQLEEETYRIVQDATLTEQLLQYSNRYRSFDDNVQAAFNKSLYVFEHDYDYAQSLEIISKALDLVEPGVTERFVTSYEKTRENIRF, encoded by the coding sequence ATGTCTATTGGACTAGTTATTCTCGTTGCTGTGGTAGCTCTGCTTTTGGTTGTCGGCTATGGTACTGCAGTTCTGATGAGAAAGAGAAATGAAGCTTTACTTCAAAATTTGGAGGAGAGAAAAGAAGCACTCTATAATCTCCCTGTGAATGATGAAGTTGAAGAAGTAAAAAATATGCATTTGATTGGGCAGAGTCAGGTAGCCTTCCGTGAATGGAATCAAAAATGGGTAGACTTGTCCTTAAATTCATTTGCTGATATCGAAAACAATCTATTTGAAGCAGAAGGTTACAATAATTCTTTCCGTTTCATAAAAGCCAAGCATGCCATCGGCAATATTGAGAGTCAGATTGATTTGATTGACGAAGATATCAAGATGATTCGTGTAGCCTTGGAAGATCTTAAAGAGCAAGAGTCTAAGAATAGTGGCCGTGTGCTCCATGCCCTGGATTTGTTTGAAAAACTGCAAACTCAGGTGGCGGAGAATGCGGACTCGTATGGGCAAGCCTTAGCTGAGATTGAAAAACAGCTGGAAAATATCCAGTCAGAGTTTTCTCAGTTTGTGACCCTTAATTCTTCAGGTGACCCGGTTGAGGCGGCTGAAATCTTGGATAAGGCAGAGGATCATATTCTTGCTCTGACACATATCGTTGAGAAAGTTCCTGCCATTGTCGAAGAGTTGACTGTGAAACTGCCAGATCAGTTGGAAGACTTAGAATCTGGTCACCGTAAGCTCTTGGAATCTGGTTATCATTTTATCGAAACAGATATAGAGTCTCGCTTCCAGCAGCTTCATGCAAGCCTCAAACGCAACGAAGCCAACATTTCTGCCTTAGAGCTGGATAATGCCGAGTATGAAAATGAGCAAGCGCAAGAAGAGATTAACGCTCTCTATGAAATTTTTACGCGGGAAATTGAAGCCCACAAAGTAGTGGAGAAGTTGATTAAAAACTTGCCTAGCTATCTGGCTCATACAAAGGAAAACAACCAGCAACTCCAAAAGGAGATAGAACGTTTGTCTCAAACTTTCCTTCTCTCTGATACGGAAACTTCTCATGTCAAGGAGTTGCAGGCTGAGCTTTCTGCCCAGGAAGATGTGGTGTTGAGCGCGGTAGAAGATTCTTCTGAAACCAAGCAAGCTTATTCAGTGGTTCAGGAAGAGTTGGAAGCTATTCAAGAGCGTTTGAAAGAAATCGAAGATGAGCAGATTTCTCTTGGCGAAGCACTTGCAGAGATTGAAAAAGATGATGCCAATGCTCGTCAGAAAGTCAATATCTATGCTAACAAATTGCATACCATTAAGAGATATATGGAAAAACGCAATTTGCCAGGTATTCCAGATTCTTTCTTAGAAATTTTCTTCTCAACCAGCAATAATATTGAAGAGTTGGTTAAGGAATTGGAAGCTACACGAGTCAATATCGAATCAGTTAACCGTTGGCTTGAAATTCTAGGAAATGATATGGAGCAATTGGAAGAAGAAACCTATCGTATCGTCCAAGATGCTACCTTGACTGAGCAGCTGCTGCAGTATTCAAACCGCTATCGTTCCTTTGACGATAATGTACAAGCAGCCTTCAACAAGTCCTTGTATGTCTTTGAACATGACTACGACTATGCTCAATCCTTGGAAATCATTTCAAAAGCTTTGGATCTTGTCGAGCCAGGCGTAACAGAGCGCTTTGTGACATCCTACGAAAAAACACGCGAGAATATTCGTTTTTAA
- the gyrB gene encoding DNA topoisomerase (ATP-hydrolyzing) subunit B, with product MTEEKQQDIQAQEYDASQIQVLEGLEAVRMRPGMYIGSTSKEGLHHLVWEIVDNSIDEALAGFASHIQVFIEKDNSITVVDNGRGIPVDIQEKTGRPAVETVFTVLHAGGKFGGGGYKVSGGLHGVGSSVVNALSTQLDVRVYKNGQIHYQEYSRGQVVADLEIIGETDRTGTTVHFTPDPEIFTETVEFDFEKLNKRVQELAFLNRGLRISITDKRDGMEQAKDYHYEGGIASYVQYINENKDVIFETPIYTDGEMDDITVEVAMQYTTGYHETVMSFANNIHTHEGGTHEQGFRTALTRVINDYAKKNKLLKENEDNLTGEDVREGLTAVISVKHPNPQFEGQTKTKLGNSEVVKITNRLFSEAFSDFLLENPAVARKIVEKGILASKARIAAKRAREVTRKKSGLEISNLPGKLADCSSNDPQETELFIVEGDSAGGSAKSGRNREFQAILPIRGKILNVEKASMDKILANEEIRSLFTAMGTGFGADFDVSKARYQKLVIMTDADVDGAHIRTLLLTLIYRYMKPVLEAGFVYIAQPPIYGVKVGSEVKEYIQPGANQEEELQAALARYSEGRSKPTIQRYKGLGEMDDHQLWETTMNPEHRLMAQVSVDDAAEADKIFDMLMGDRVEPRREFIEENAVYSTLDV from the coding sequence ATGACAGAAGAAAAGCAACAAGATATACAGGCCCAAGAATATGATGCCAGTCAGATTCAGGTCTTAGAAGGCCTAGAAGCCGTTCGTATGCGTCCAGGGATGTATATCGGTTCGACCTCCAAGGAAGGTTTGCACCATTTAGTATGGGAAATTGTTGACAACTCGATTGATGAGGCGTTAGCTGGTTTTGCTAGCCACATTCAAGTCTTTATCGAAAAAGACAATTCCATCACAGTAGTGGATAACGGTCGGGGAATTCCTGTTGATATTCAGGAGAAAACAGGCCGTCCGGCCGTGGAAACCGTCTTTACTGTTCTCCATGCAGGAGGAAAATTCGGCGGTGGCGGATACAAGGTATCAGGAGGTCTGCACGGTGTGGGCTCTTCCGTTGTAAATGCCCTGTCCACTCAGCTGGATGTCCGCGTTTATAAAAACGGCCAGATTCATTACCAAGAATACAGTCGCGGTCAAGTAGTCGCAGACCTAGAAATCATCGGTGAGACAGATCGTACTGGTACGACAGTTCACTTTACACCGGATCCAGAGATTTTCACTGAAACAGTAGAATTTGACTTTGAAAAGCTCAATAAGCGGGTGCAAGAACTGGCCTTCCTCAATCGTGGTCTCAGAATTTCCATCACTGATAAGCGGGATGGAATGGAGCAGGCCAAGGATTACCACTATGAGGGCGGGATTGCCAGCTATGTCCAATACATCAATGAAAACAAAGATGTAATCTTTGAAACGCCGATTTATACCGACGGCGAAATGGACGATATTACGGTTGAAGTAGCTATGCAGTATACAACTGGCTACCATGAAACCGTCATGAGCTTTGCCAATAACATCCATACCCACGAGGGTGGAACGCATGAGCAAGGTTTCCGGACGGCCCTGACAAGGGTTATCAATGACTACGCTAAGAAAAATAAACTTCTCAAAGAAAACGAAGACAATCTGACTGGGGAAGATGTTCGTGAAGGACTGACAGCGGTCATCTCTGTCAAGCACCCCAACCCTCAGTTTGAAGGTCAGACCAAGACCAAGCTGGGCAATAGTGAAGTGGTCAAGATTACTAATCGCCTCTTTAGCGAAGCTTTCTCAGATTTTCTTTTGGAAAATCCTGCGGTAGCTCGAAAAATCGTTGAAAAAGGAATTTTGGCTTCTAAGGCTAGAATTGCTGCCAAGCGAGCTCGGGAAGTAACCCGCAAAAAGTCTGGCTTGGAAATCTCCAATCTGCCAGGGAAATTGGCTGACTGCTCGTCTAACGACCCTCAGGAAACTGAACTTTTCATCGTGGAGGGGGACTCAGCAGGTGGTTCAGCTAAGTCCGGCCGTAACCGTGAATTTCAGGCTATTCTGCCAATTCGTGGTAAGATTCTCAACGTTGAAAAAGCCAGCATGGACAAGATATTGGCCAATGAAGAAATCCGTAGTCTCTTTACTGCAATGGGAACTGGCTTTGGAGCTGACTTTGATGTCAGCAAGGCCCGTTACCAAAAATTAGTCATCATGACCGATGCCGATGTAGACGGTGCCCACATTCGAACCCTGCTCTTAACCTTGATTTACCGCTATATGAAGCCGGTTCTGGAAGCTGGATTTGTCTATATCGCTCAGCCGCCAATCTATGGTGTCAAGGTCGGAAGTGAAGTCAAAGAATACATCCAGCCAGGTGCTAATCAGGAAGAAGAGCTTCAAGCTGCTTTGGCTCGTTACAGTGAAGGTCGCTCCAAGCCAACCATTCAACGCTACAAGGGGCTCGGAGAGATGGATGACCATCAGCTGTGGGAGACAACTATGAATCCTGAACATCGCTTGATGGCGCAGGTTTCAGTGGATGATGCAGCGGAAGCTGACAAGATTTTTGACATGCTGATGGGGGATCGCGTTGAACCTCGTCGTGAATTTATCGAAGAAAATGCTGTATACAGTACGCTCGACGTCTAA
- a CDS encoding HAD-IA family hydrolase, protein MNYQDYIWDLGGTLLDNYETSTAAFVQTLKEYGLQAGHDEVYKALKVSTGYAVQQFAPQEKDFLKFYKANEAEELTHPVLFDGAAELLRRIVAKGGRNFLVSHRDNQVLEILEKTAISSAFTEVVTAANGFPRKPSPDSMLYLKDKYRISSGLVIGDRPLDIEAGQAAGFDTYLFDNMQHLEEFIDID, encoded by the coding sequence ATGAATTATCAAGATTACATCTGGGATTTAGGTGGAACACTCTTGGATAATTATGAAACTTCGACAGCAGCTTTTGTTCAGACTTTGAAAGAATACGGTCTGCAAGCTGGTCACGACGAAGTTTATAAGGCCCTCAAGGTGTCTACGGGCTATGCCGTCCAGCAGTTTGCTCCCCAAGAAAAAGACTTTTTGAAGTTTTATAAGGCCAATGAAGCAGAAGAATTGACTCATCCTGTCTTATTTGACGGCGCGGCAGAGTTGCTTAGGCGGATTGTGGCCAAGGGTGGTCGGAATTTTCTGGTCTCCCACCGGGACAACCAAGTGCTGGAAATCTTGGAAAAGACTGCCATTTCATCAGCATTTACAGAAGTGGTGACAGCTGCAAATGGTTTTCCAAGGAAACCCTCACCAGACTCCATGCTCTATCTAAAAGACAAGTATCGGATTTCCTCTGGCTTGGTTATTGGTGACCGTCCACTGGATATTGAAGCAGGGCAGGCAGCTGGCTTTGATACCTATCTCTTTGATAATATGCAGCATCTTGAAGAATTTATAGATATTGATTAG
- a CDS encoding DJ-1 family glyoxalase III codes for MKKAALLLAPGFEEIEALTVVDVLRRAGLVCDMIGFDESVTGSHAITVQADQVWKGRLDDYDMVILPGGMPGSANLRDDDRLMQLLQDFQQADKFIAAICAAPIALDRAGILTGKYFTCYDGAQDNIKNGTYRKETVLVDGKLITSRGPSTALAFAYELVRQLGGDADQLADAMLYTDVFGN; via the coding sequence ATGAAAAAAGCAGCCTTACTCTTAGCTCCCGGTTTTGAAGAAATAGAGGCCCTGACAGTTGTGGATGTCTTGCGCCGTGCAGGTCTTGTCTGTGATATGATTGGTTTTGATGAATCAGTGACTGGGTCTCATGCCATCACTGTTCAAGCGGATCAGGTCTGGAAGGGGCGGCTGGATGACTACGATATGGTCATCTTGCCAGGAGGGATGCCAGGATCGGCTAATCTCCGTGATGATGACCGCCTGATGCAGCTTTTGCAGGACTTTCAGCAGGCGGACAAATTCATCGCGGCCATTTGTGCCGCTCCGATTGCTCTTGATCGCGCAGGTATTTTGACTGGTAAGTATTTCACTTGCTATGATGGTGCGCAAGACAATATTAAAAATGGAACTTACCGTAAAGAAACAGTTCTTGTTGATGGGAAGCTGATTACTAGCCGTGGTCCATCGACTGCCTTGGCTTTCGCCTATGAGCTGGTTCGTCAGCTGGGAGGAGACGCTGACCAGTTGGCTGATGCCATGCTTTATACAGATGTATTTGGGAATTAA